Proteins from a single region of Methanofastidiosum sp.:
- a CDS encoding class I SAM-dependent methyltransferase, translating into MRTYVNYTGYTQIVALKKLDFIINSIREFFEDYERSEIKGLDVGCGKGDVTIPLSYLGYKMVGIDISPDNIKVANSKRVKDYNPQFFVVDAEKMTLKEKFDFVICSEVLEHLKDPQRALSSIHSVLKKNGLLIVTVPNGLGPYSLIFDHFRNKVISKIFSIKASDHIQTFTLSDISHLLELCGFKILEIQHSDFISFLLFGRFDPLQKFDCKLADKLPSILVSGWYFKCRKI; encoded by the coding sequence ATGAGAACATATGTAAATTACACTGGATATACACAAATTGTCGCGCTTAAAAAACTTGATTTTATTATAAATTCCATTAGAGAATTTTTTGAGGATTATGAGAGATCTGAAATTAAAGGCTTGGACGTGGGTTGTGGCAAAGGAGATGTGACCATCCCTCTCTCGTATCTTGGATATAAGATGGTTGGAATTGACATATCCCCTGATAATATCAAAGTGGCAAACTCTAAGCGTGTCAAAGATTATAATCCCCAATTTTTTGTTGTAGATGCTGAGAAAATGACCTTAAAGGAAAAATTTGATTTTGTGATCTGTTCTGAAGTCTTAGAACATCTAAAAGATCCGCAAAGAGCTTTAAGTTCTATTCATAGTGTGTTAAAAAAGAATGGACTTTTGATTGTAACAGTCCCAAATGGTTTGGGACCATATTCCCTAATTTTTGACCATTTTAGAAATAAAGTTATTTCCAAAATTTTTTCAATAAAAGCATCGGATCACATTCAAACATTCACATTATCAGATATTTCTCATTTACTCGAACTGTGCGGATTCAAAATCCTTGAAATTCAACATTCAGATTTTATCTCTTTTTTATTATTTGGCCGATTCGACCCACTTCAAAAATTTGATTGTAAACTTGCAGATAAACTACCCTCAATATTAGTAAGTGGATGGTATTTCAAGTGCAGAAAAATCTAA